In Paraflavitalea devenefica, the following are encoded in one genomic region:
- a CDS encoding PIN domain-containing protein, whose translation MYIVLDTCSINNDFNLDSTRINRLSILAKEGDHIIYLPEVVILEMKKHFRDALTEFQKQSGKAINDFNRLTSENHNSPITPESIEKSVRSYGRSLQKKMKALGIKPLATPTGNEDLIAEKAVNRKKPFKVSGEGCPDVLIWVSILRLAEEFAENPSIGAPRILFVTNNYKDFCASENFDLDPELLNDLADFGIEPAVLKVIKNINEVFDMLYTPAITLQSSDIMRYVNSNAFLASDFMEMAKKQFMKYLPYKMFDADQVGFPGIYENPTIDMFYEDFTFEFDPVEVLGAGKIALKINASVTCLFDIYIAKSDYYCMEEFEFNVYDRDWNDYYVAAQQEKNIWFTIELIADEKFGSIQSCDITINEHKNRRPMVRRRTDLFWGVQGGAAI comes from the coding sequence ATGTACATCGTTTTGGACACATGCAGTATTAACAATGATTTCAACCTAGATAGCACCCGAATAAATCGCCTATCCATACTTGCTAAAGAGGGAGATCATATCATTTATTTACCTGAAGTTGTTATCTTAGAAATGAAAAAGCATTTCAGGGACGCTTTAACAGAATTTCAGAAGCAATCCGGCAAAGCCATTAACGACTTTAATAGGCTAACCAGCGAAAATCATAATTCCCCGATTACCCCGGAATCCATAGAAAAGAGCGTCCGTAGTTACGGGCGGTCGTTACAAAAAAAAATGAAAGCCCTCGGCATAAAGCCTCTGGCGACGCCTACGGGTAACGAAGATCTGATAGCAGAAAAGGCGGTAAACCGTAAAAAGCCATTTAAGGTTAGTGGTGAGGGTTGCCCTGACGTGCTCATTTGGGTTTCAATACTTAGACTTGCCGAGGAGTTTGCAGAAAATCCATCCATTGGAGCGCCAAGGATTTTATTTGTGACCAATAATTACAAAGATTTTTGTGCCTCCGAAAACTTTGATCTGGATCCCGAACTTTTAAACGATCTGGCAGATTTTGGAATCGAACCTGCTGTCTTGAAAGTGATAAAAAACATTAACGAAGTATTCGACATGCTTTACACGCCGGCGATCACACTACAGTCGTCCGATATAATGCGATATGTAAATTCCAACGCTTTTCTGGCTTCTGATTTTATGGAAATGGCCAAAAAGCAATTTATGAAATACCTGCCTTATAAGATGTTTGACGCTGACCAGGTAGGCTTTCCAGGCATCTATGAAAATCCCACTATCGATATGTTTTATGAAGACTTCACCTTTGAATTCGATCCAGTCGAAGTCCTAGGTGCGGGGAAAATTGCCTTAAAAATAAATGCTTCTGTGACTTGCCTGTTCGATATATACATTGCAAAGTCTGATTATTATTGCATGGAAGAGTTCGAATTTAACGTGTATGATCGTGACTGGAATGATTATTATGTAGCAGCTCAGCAGGAAAAGAATATCTGGTTCACCATCGAACTTATTGCCGATGAAAAGTTTGGGTCTATTCAAAGCTGCGACATTACTATCAATGAACACAAAAATCGCAGGCCCATGGTAAGAAGAAGGACTGACCTTTTTTGGGGAGTCCAAGGCGGTGCTGCCATATGA
- a CDS encoding ATP-binding protein has product MSQFDYIKNIAKFGLENDQEKLLSVLNEFIEYSKQHKKINLALQLQSLLKESIHQGKTSNLTKAGSEAYYNRIDERELNDLILEKLTSDYTFENLVVTEEVRNELALFIREHKAADLLRSYELPVANKILLYGPSGCGKTLASYVIAGELQKVMAVVNLGAIVSAKLGETSKNLAKIFRKAAADNCIIFIDEFDSLGKIRDYSQDHGEMKRVVNTILQLFDFLPQSSVVIAATNQKDMVDEALLRRFDMNITLELPGKTEIANLIDLTLKNGRFRFPKTASRSKLINHSLGLSYFSIQKTLIAAIKRSLFQTTTSKRVGSVLIDTNIWTELLTAEKKALGVK; this is encoded by the coding sequence ATGAGCCAATTTGATTACATAAAAAACATTGCAAAGTTTGGCCTGGAAAATGACCAGGAAAAGCTCCTCTCTGTACTTAATGAATTTATTGAGTATTCCAAACAGCATAAAAAAATCAACCTGGCTCTTCAGCTTCAATCTCTTCTAAAAGAAAGCATTCACCAAGGCAAAACGAGTAATCTTACCAAAGCGGGCTCTGAAGCATACTATAATAGAATTGATGAGCGGGAGTTAAACGATCTGATTCTGGAAAAGTTAACTTCTGACTATACTTTTGAAAACCTCGTTGTCACTGAGGAAGTTAGAAACGAGCTTGCTCTGTTTATCAGGGAACATAAGGCAGCAGATTTACTGCGTTCTTACGAACTACCTGTTGCCAACAAGATATTGCTCTATGGTCCGTCAGGATGCGGTAAAACACTGGCTTCTTATGTCATTGCGGGAGAACTTCAAAAAGTTATGGCTGTCGTCAATTTGGGCGCCATAGTATCTGCAAAGCTTGGGGAGACCAGCAAAAACCTCGCGAAGATTTTCCGTAAAGCTGCCGCGGACAATTGCATCATATTCATCGACGAGTTCGACTCTCTGGGCAAAATCAGGGATTATAGCCAGGATCATGGAGAAATGAAACGCGTTGTAAACACCATCCTGCAACTCTTTGACTTTTTGCCCCAATCGTCAGTTGTTATCGCCGCCACCAATCAAAAAGACATGGTGGACGAAGCGTTGCTGAGACGATTTGATATGAACATTACTCTTGAACTGCCGGGCAAAACTGAAATAGCCAATCTGATCGATCTTACCTTAAAAAATGGCCGATTCCGATTTCCAAAGACAGCTTCTAGGTCAAAGCTGATCAATCATTCATTGGGACTTAGTTATTTCAGTATTCAGAAAACCCTAATAGCAGCCATCAAACGCAGCTTGTTTCAAACAACCACTTCCAAAAGGGTTGGCTCAGTCTTAATTGACACTAATATATGGACAGAGCTGCTCACTGCAGAAAAAAAAGCCCTGGGGGTCAAGTAG